A portion of the Thunnus maccoyii chromosome 20, fThuMac1.1, whole genome shotgun sequence genome contains these proteins:
- the twnk gene encoding twinkle protein, mitochondrial, whose amino-acid sequence MFDVLNRQVMWRSSLLRGTTCLLQVVAPRFLPQRHFSSPVLRLLTQRLLHMPAVASCGLRFRGADYFLAHSGARAYKKDAKSNIEFPVSPITVTDIKAYLRSKDIPFHDGYSCLHTPSIFMDTATRKDRFSLFIDKTTGQFLCKDTLVEGSWEDLQDCLEVMQKEEQDFLSPHVLLGYHESVEEQEETERELREVQRIWSSSVPLSDVPEDEAQLIKTMFQITKISNATLKRFGVRLFKPTKSLVFPWFGGPNASLKGVKLISAQSTDTEKVIYNEAMVPKCNSYYNLFGLPLVGRMDSEVVLTGHELDTLAVSQATGLPSVALPRGVSCLPPILLPYLEQFKRVTLWLGGDMRSWEASKIFSRKLGLRRCSLVRPGEYRPCPVEALSQGKNLSHIIKASIPAAHKSIVSFKQLREDVYGELVNTEQVAGVKWARFPQLNKILKGHRKGELTVFTGPTGSGKTTFISEVALDLCMQGVNTLWGSFEINNVRLAKIMLTQFAMQRLEENLEQYDYWADKFEELPLYFMTFHGQQNIKTVLDTMQHAVYLYDINHVIIDNLQFMMGQENLSVDKFAVQDHIIGAFRKFATNTSCHVTLIIHPRKEEDDRELQTASIFGSAKASQEADNVLILQEKKLVTCPGRRSLQVTKNRFDGDVGIFPLDFIKSSLTFSSPVKGKHKLRKVTPKPENEEGEWNEEVEGKEGTVKKEEVKKEKAEKAEKAEKAAKTTKTPRSVKNPATGNGTIQKQ is encoded by the exons AT GTTCGATGTCTTAAACAGACAAGTGATGTGGCGGAGCTCGCTGTTGAGGGGCACCACCTGTCTCCTGCAGGTGGTAGCCCCGAGGTTTCTCCCTCAAAGACATTTTTCCTCCCCCGTGTTGAGACTCCTCACCCAGAGGCTCCTTCACATGCCTGCAGTGGCTTCATGTGGCTTAAGGTTTAGGGGTGCAGACTATTTCCTGGCACACAGTGGGGCCAGGGCGTATAAAAAGGATGCAAAGTCAAATATAGAGTTTCCTGTGAGCCCCATCACAGTCACTGACATCAAAGCATATCTACGCTCCAAAGACATCCCCTTCCACGATGGTTACAGCTGCCTGCACACCCCGAGCATCTTCATGGACACAGCCACCAGGAAGGACAGATTCTCCTTGTTCATCGATAAAACAACCGGACAGTTTCTGTGCAAGGACACCCTAGTGGAAGGGAGCTGGGAGGACCTTCAGGACTGCCTGGAGGTGATGCAGAAGGAGGAGCAGGACTTCCTCAGCCCTCATGTGCTGCTGGGTTATCATGAAAGtgtggaggagcaggaggagacgGAGAGGGAGCTGAGGGAGGTTCAGAGGATCTGGTCTAGCTCTGTGCCCCTTTCTGACGTCCCTGAGGACGAGGCTCAGCTGATCAAAACTATGTTCCAG aTCACAAAGATCTCCAATGCAACGCTGAAGAGGTTTGGTGTGAGGCTCTTCAAGCCGACCAAGAGCCTGGTTTTCCCCTGGTTCGGGGGACCCAACGCCTCTTTAAAAGGGGTGAAGCTCATTTCTGCCCAAAGCACAGACACTGAGAAAGTTATTTATAATGAAGCTATGGTACCAAAGTGTAATTCCTACTACAACCTGTTTGGTCTTCCTCTGGTGGGCCGTATGGACTCTGAGGTGGTGTTGACTGGTCATGAGTTGGACACCCTGGCTGTGAGCCAGGCCACAGGACTGCCTAGTGTTGCTCTTCCACGTGGGGTCAGCTGCCTTCCACCGATTCTGCTGCCCTACCTGGAGCAGTTCAAGCGGGTGACGCTGTGGCTGGGAGGCGACATGCGCTCCTGGGAGGCGTCCAAGATCTTTTCACGCAAGCTGGGTCTGAGGCGCTGCTCGCTGGTGCGGCCCGGAGAGTACCGGCCATGTCCCGTTGAGGCGCTGTCCCAGGGTAAGAACTTAAGCCACATCATCAAAGCCTCCATCCCAGCGGCCCATAAGTCCATAGTGTCCTTCAAGCAGCTCAGAGAGGACGTGTACGGGGAGCTGGTGAACACTGAGCAGGTGGCTGGAGTGAAGTGGGCGAGGTTTCCACAGCTCAACAAGATCCTGAAGGGACACCGCAAGGGGGAGCtgactgttttcacag GCCCTACTGGAAGTGGGAAGACCACCTTTATCAGCGAGGTGGCCCTGGACCTTTGCATGCAGGGCGTCAACACGTTATGGGGCAGCTTTGAGATCAACAATGTGCGTCTGGCTAAAATCATGCTGACTCAGTTTGCCATGCAGAGGCTGGAGGAGAACCTGGAGCAGTATGACTACTGGGCGGACAAGTTTGAAGAGCTGCCGCTCTACTTTATGACTTTCCACGGACAGCAGAACATTAA GACAGTGCTGGACACTATGCAACACGCTGTCTACCTCTATGATATCAACCATGTCATCATTGACAACCTGCAGTTCATGATGGGACAAGAAAACCTCTCAGTGGACAA GTTTGCAGTCCAGGATCACATTATCGGAGCATTCAGGAAGTTTGCCACCAACACCAGCTGCCACGTGACCCTGATCATTCATCCTAGAAAAGAGGAGGACGACAGAGAGCTGCAAACTGCGTCTATCTTTGGTTCTGCTAAG GCCAGCCAAGAAGCAGACAACGTCCTCATTCTGCAGGAGAAGAAGCTGGTCACGTGTCCCGGCCGCAGGTCCCTGCAGGTGACCAAGAACCGTTTCGATGGAGACGTGGGCATCTTCCCCCTGGATTTCATCAAGTCCTCGCTCACCTTCTCGTCTCCCGTCAAGGGCAAGCACAAGCTGAGGAAGGTCACCCCCAAGCCGGAGAACGAGGAGGGCGAATGGAACGAGGAGGTCGAAGGGAAAGAGGGGACGGTTAAGAAGGAAGAGGTTAAAAAGGAGAAAGcagagaaagcagagaaagcagagaaagCGGCCAAAACCACAAAGACCCCACGATCCGTTAAGAATCCTGCAACAGGAAATGGAACCATTCAAAAGCAATAA